A portion of the Krasilnikovia cinnamomea genome contains these proteins:
- a CDS encoding PIN domain-containing protein, whose amino-acid sequence MDQEERIALFLDYENLALGARDHLGGMTFELRPIADALAERGRVVVRRAYADWSYFDEDRRMLTRSHVELIDIPQRMGASRKNAADIKMAVDALELAFERDYISTFVFGTGDSDFTPLVHKLRELNKRVIGVGVEKTTSALLPPACDEFLYYDRLEGVEIPPTRTRRGRPARSPEAEPQPREQEPEPQPGADASTRDVDTLAVLVAQTVAGLQRNASGAVTASTIKRTLLRKDPTFNEADYGFRAFGELLRHLADKNVVELTDGPAKGDPDVTLPEHGDREAAFGLLRSVVHDLAGNDRAVALSGLKNQLRKVRPDFSEKKLGYRSFLQFCRAAATSGAVDLKWSPDTDDYLLTDTPVTA is encoded by the coding sequence GTGGATCAAGAAGAGCGGATCGCCCTGTTCCTCGACTACGAGAATCTGGCTCTGGGCGCGCGCGACCACCTCGGCGGCATGACGTTCGAGCTGCGGCCCATCGCGGACGCGCTCGCCGAGCGGGGACGGGTGGTCGTGCGCCGGGCGTACGCCGACTGGTCGTACTTCGACGAGGACCGGCGGATGCTGACCCGGTCGCACGTCGAGCTCATCGACATCCCGCAGCGCATGGGGGCTTCGCGCAAGAACGCCGCCGACATCAAGATGGCCGTGGACGCGCTGGAACTGGCCTTCGAGCGCGACTACATCTCCACGTTCGTGTTCGGCACCGGCGACAGCGACTTCACCCCGTTGGTCCACAAGCTTCGTGAGCTCAACAAGCGCGTCATCGGCGTGGGGGTCGAAAAGACAACGTCGGCGCTGCTGCCGCCCGCCTGCGACGAGTTCCTCTATTACGACCGCTTGGAGGGCGTCGAGATCCCACCCACCCGCACCCGACGCGGTCGTCCGGCCAGATCCCCGGAGGCGGAACCGCAGCCGAGGGAGCAGGAGCCAGAACCGCAGCCGGGGGCGGACGCGTCCACACGCGATGTGGACACCCTCGCCGTCCTCGTCGCCCAGACCGTGGCCGGTCTGCAACGCAACGCCAGTGGCGCGGTCACCGCCTCGACGATCAAGCGCACCCTGCTCCGGAAGGACCCGACCTTCAACGAGGCCGATTACGGGTTCCGTGCCTTCGGCGAACTCCTTCGCCACCTCGCCGACAAGAACGTGGTCGAACTGACCGACGGCCCCGCGAAGGGTGACCCCGACGTGACACTCCCGGAGCACGGCGACCGGGAAGCGGCCTTCGGTCTACTGCGCTCGGTGGTTCACGACCTGGCGGGCAACGACAGAGCGGTGGCGCTGTCCGGTCTCAAGAACCAGCTGCGCAAGGTACGGCCCGACTTCAGCGAGAAGAAGTTGGGCTACCGCAGCTTCCTGCAGTTCTGCCGGGCCGCGGCGACCAGTGGAGCCGTCGACCTGAAATGGAGCCCCGACACCGACGACTACCTGCTCACCGACACGCCCGTAACCGCATGA
- a CDS encoding STAS domain-containing protein — MNVSRHDDGAGAVRLALAGELELSTVDQLREHVTREFGTVQRPQQLVIDMAAVTFCDSTGLAALIDARATAADHHADFSVINPSRMTRTIMQVTGLLELLTGADEPCPL, encoded by the coding sequence ATGAACGTCAGCAGGCACGACGACGGCGCCGGCGCAGTCCGGTTGGCGCTGGCGGGCGAACTGGAGCTGAGCACCGTCGACCAGCTTCGCGAGCACGTCACGCGCGAGTTCGGCACCGTCCAGCGACCCCAACAGCTGGTGATCGACATGGCCGCGGTGACGTTCTGCGACTCCACCGGCCTGGCCGCCCTGATCGATGCCCGGGCTACCGCCGCGGACCACCACGCCGACTTCTCGGTGATCAACCCGAGCCGGATGACCCGGACGATCATGCAGGTGACGGGCCTGTTGGAGCTCTTGACGGGCGCCGACGAGCCCTGCCCGCTGTAG
- a CDS encoding ABC transporter ATP-binding protein — translation MEMVTTAGLTRRFGKLTAVKPLTVDLPAGKVIGLVGPNGSGKSTLIRMLLGLMRPSAGDATVLGAPISAPQRYLGRVGALVENPAFVPGLSARANLMSLARLRGLPNTRVDAVLHTVGLTGRDREPVKRYSLGMKQRLGIAAALLPDPALLILDEPTNGLDPSGIVEIRSLLAQLGTAGRTVLVSSHLLSEIEAICEHLVVIRFGELLYSGPITGLLTSAGQHVDLRAEHDADTLRLVQTLQAQGWQVASNTDGEVRVSAGAQDAAPINRAAHAAGITLRSLSVARDSLEDVFLAMTGDTDQQLMAGRATEARQGAL, via the coding sequence ATGGAGATGGTGACGACGGCGGGGCTGACCCGCCGATTCGGCAAGCTGACGGCGGTCAAGCCCCTCACCGTGGACCTGCCGGCCGGCAAGGTGATCGGCTTGGTCGGGCCGAATGGGTCGGGCAAGTCGACGCTGATCCGGATGCTGTTGGGCCTGATGAGGCCCAGCGCGGGTGACGCGACTGTGCTGGGCGCACCGATCAGTGCTCCCCAGCGGTATCTCGGCCGGGTCGGGGCGCTGGTCGAGAACCCCGCCTTCGTCCCGGGTCTCTCGGCGCGGGCGAACCTGATGTCGCTGGCCCGCCTGCGGGGGCTTCCGAATACGCGGGTCGACGCGGTGCTTCACACCGTCGGCCTGACCGGCCGTGATCGTGAGCCGGTCAAGCGCTACTCGCTGGGCATGAAACAGCGGTTGGGCATCGCCGCGGCGCTGCTGCCCGATCCGGCACTGCTGATCCTCGACGAGCCCACCAACGGGCTGGACCCCTCCGGCATCGTCGAGATCCGCTCCCTGCTGGCGCAGCTCGGCACGGCCGGCCGTACAGTGCTGGTTTCCTCGCATCTGCTCAGCGAGATTGAAGCGATCTGCGAGCATCTCGTCGTGATCAGGTTCGGGGAACTGCTGTACAGCGGCCCGATCACCGGCCTGCTGACCTCCGCCGGCCAGCACGTCGACCTCCGCGCGGAACACGACGCCGACACCCTCAGACTCGTGCAGACCTTGCAGGCGCAGGGCTGGCAGGTGGCCAGCAACACCGACGGCGAGGTACGGGTCTCGGCCGGCGCGCAGGACGCCGCCCCGATCAACCGGGCCGCCCACGCCGCCGGCATCACTCTGCGCAGCCTGAGCGTCGCGCGGGATTCCCTGGAGGACGTGTTCCTCGCCATGACCGGCGACACCGACCAGCAGCTCATGGCCGGCCGCGCCACCGAAGCCCGACAAGGAGCCCTGTGA
- a CDS encoding NAD-dependent succinate-semialdehyde dehydrogenase, with protein MVARAQSQILVVEEQGDPLFLIHTGQRNPATYPSRWSAIRQRSAAAPARIGSTANRPRRAIRGRINGAHGSLRPTGSTVRRTRAGRRFAVGRSRAMTATRSSVVSVNPYNNQVLGEFAAMSDEAVDFAVGAAHAAFLGWRRMTPADRAAIVGRAGELMLQRLDEFAQLVTLEMGKRITESRDEVRLAADIMRYYGERGPDFLADRPLPADEGQAVVASRPLGALLGIMPWNYPCYQVARFAAPNLAAGNTILLKHASNCPQSALALERLFRDAGVPPDGYINVFVSGGNVRRIIENSLVRGVSLTGSDRAGASVAEQAGRNIVKAVLELGGSDPFIVLDAEDLDRTIDAAVTARLSNMGQSCVSPKRFIVMTGFFDRFVEGVRQRFAALIPGDPMDPATTLSPLSSEQAAETLVSQVRDTVAQGARLVSGGGRLDRPGAFVQATVLTDVRPGMRAYYEELFGPVAVVYRVTNEDEAVALANDNPYGLGAAIFCRDLDRAGRLAERLDVGMVWINHPTSSRPELPFGGIKRSGYGRELSDLGIRELVNRKLIRTYPTTVAVGFAGG; from the coding sequence GTGGTCGCGCGCGCCCAGAGCCAGATTCTCGTAGTCGAGGAACAGGGCGATCCGCTCTTCTTGATCCACACAGGTCAGCGTAATCCCGCAACTTACCCGTCCCGGTGGTCGGCCATCCGCCAGCGCTCCGCCGCGGCCCCCGCCCGGATCGGTAGTACTGCCAATAGACCACGACGCGCCATACGTGGTCGGATCAACGGTGCACATGGTTCGCTCCGGCCAACTGGGTCAACGGTTCGCCGAACGCGAGCGGGCCGACGGTTCGCAGTGGGACGGAGCCGCGCGATGACCGCAACCCGATCGTCGGTTGTCAGCGTCAACCCTTACAACAACCAGGTGCTGGGCGAGTTCGCGGCGATGTCGGACGAGGCGGTCGACTTCGCTGTCGGGGCGGCGCATGCGGCGTTCCTCGGCTGGCGCCGGATGACGCCCGCCGATCGCGCCGCGATCGTGGGGCGGGCCGGTGAGCTGATGCTGCAACGCCTCGACGAGTTCGCCCAACTCGTGACGCTGGAGATGGGCAAACGCATCACGGAAAGCCGGGACGAGGTGCGGCTCGCCGCCGACATCATGCGGTACTACGGCGAGCGGGGCCCCGACTTCCTGGCCGACCGGCCGCTGCCCGCGGACGAGGGGCAGGCGGTGGTGGCCAGTCGGCCACTCGGCGCGCTCCTCGGGATCATGCCGTGGAACTACCCGTGCTATCAGGTGGCCAGGTTCGCCGCGCCGAACCTGGCGGCCGGCAACACCATCCTGCTCAAACACGCCAGCAACTGCCCCCAGTCGGCGCTCGCGCTGGAACGGTTGTTCCGCGACGCGGGCGTGCCGCCCGACGGATACATCAACGTGTTCGTCTCAGGCGGGAACGTCCGGCGGATCATCGAAAACTCGTTGGTGCGCGGCGTCTCGCTCACGGGCAGCGACCGCGCCGGCGCCAGCGTGGCGGAGCAGGCCGGGCGCAACATCGTCAAGGCCGTGCTCGAACTCGGCGGGAGCGATCCGTTCATCGTGCTCGACGCCGAAGACCTCGACCGCACCATTGACGCCGCGGTCACCGCCCGGCTGTCGAACATGGGCCAAAGCTGCGTGAGCCCGAAGCGGTTCATTGTCATGACGGGGTTCTTCGACCGGTTCGTGGAGGGGGTGCGGCAGCGATTCGCCGCGCTCATTCCCGGAGACCCGATGGACCCGGCCACGACGCTCTCGCCGCTCTCCTCGGAGCAAGCTGCCGAGACCCTCGTCAGCCAGGTTCGGGACACCGTGGCGCAGGGCGCCCGGCTCGTCTCGGGCGGCGGGCGCCTCGACCGACCGGGCGCGTTTGTCCAGGCCACCGTGCTCACCGACGTACGGCCCGGCATGCGCGCCTACTACGAGGAACTGTTCGGCCCGGTGGCCGTGGTGTACCGGGTGACGAACGAGGACGAGGCGGTCGCATTGGCCAACGACAACCCGTACGGCCTGGGCGCGGCGATCTTTTGCCGGGACCTCGACCGGGCCGGCCGGCTCGCCGAACGGCTCGATGTCGGCATGG
- a CDS encoding ATP-binding protein has protein sequence MSELTAQLDLPLGVDAPAAARRVVTAVLTSWGFREEHWLEATQVVVSELVTNAVRHGGGAVAVSIETHQEQVTLAVADGSSVVPRRRDPDEAGGRGVAVIEALSSAWGVRDHQGGKQVWVQLRTYPGPLPAHPGTDRTDAA, from the coding sequence ATGAGTGAGCTGACCGCGCAGCTTGACCTGCCCCTCGGCGTGGACGCGCCGGCGGCCGCGCGACGTGTGGTCACCGCCGTGCTGACCAGCTGGGGCTTCCGGGAGGAACACTGGCTGGAGGCGACGCAGGTCGTGGTCAGCGAGCTGGTTACCAACGCGGTGCGGCACGGCGGCGGAGCGGTCGCGGTCAGCATCGAGACGCACCAAGAGCAGGTGACACTGGCCGTGGCCGACGGCTCGTCGGTGGTACCCCGCCGCCGCGACCCCGATGAGGCCGGCGGGCGCGGCGTGGCCGTGATCGAGGCGCTGTCCAGCGCCTGGGGCGTACGCGATCATCAAGGCGGAAAACAGGTATGGGTGCAGTTGAGAACGTATCCCGGGCCGTTGCCTGCCCACCCCGGAACCGATCGGACCGATGCCGCATGA
- a CDS encoding TetR/AcrR family transcriptional regulator: protein MASRGDATRDRLLDATIQLVRDVGYAQTTTRAIAQAAGVAEGTLYRHYPDKAGLFAAAVGRQSAPVTAWARDLPARAGAGTVAGNLTDCLTRLATLRTDIVPFELAMLTDPDLGRAAAAARTAEPGPPEFLTQYLQAEQHLGRIRADLDPAKIAVVLLATLFGLAVPSQRTTDALGGSWPDITDAVHILIDGIGTPARPDDTARPAADHR from the coding sequence GTGGCCTCTCGTGGCGACGCGACGCGTGACAGGCTGCTCGACGCAACCATCCAGCTCGTCCGGGACGTCGGCTACGCCCAGACGACCACCCGTGCCATCGCCCAAGCCGCGGGGGTCGCGGAAGGCACGCTCTACCGGCACTACCCCGACAAGGCCGGTCTGTTCGCCGCCGCGGTCGGCCGGCAGAGCGCCCCGGTCACCGCATGGGCCCGCGACCTGCCCGCCCGGGCCGGAGCCGGCACCGTCGCCGGCAACCTGACCGACTGCCTGACCCGGCTGGCCACGCTCCGAACCGACATTGTGCCGTTCGAGCTGGCCATGCTCACCGATCCGGATCTCGGCCGCGCGGCCGCCGCGGCGCGCACGGCCGAGCCCGGCCCGCCCGAGTTCCTCACGCAGTATCTACAGGCCGAGCAACACCTGGGCCGGATCCGCGCCGACCTCGACCCAGCCAAGATCGCCGTGGTGCTGCTCGCCACGCTCTTCGGCCTCGCCGTGCCGTCGCAGCGAACCACCGATGCGCTCGGCGGCAGCTGGCCCGACATCACCGACGCCGTCCACATCCTCATCGACGGCATCGGCACCCCCGCGCGCCCAGACGACACAGCCCGGCCAGCCGCCGATCATCGGTGA